Genomic segment of Polynucleobacter necessarius:
ATGGCCTATTTTGATTATTGCACAGGGTTGAGGATGACTAATGATCGTTTCCATGATTTATTTGGTGCGCCACCACGTTTTGCCGATGTGCCGTTGACTCAACGCGATATGGATCTAGCGGCTAGTGTTCAAGTAGTGACAGAGGAGATTGTACTAAAGCTGGCTCGAAATATTGCCAAAGAGACTGGGGAGCGCAATTTATGTCTTGCAGGGGGAGTGGCGCTGAATTGTGTTGCCAATGGAAAACTTCTCCGTGAAAATATTTTTGACAACATTTGGATGCAGCCCGCAGCAGGGGATGCAGGAGGCGCTCTAGGAGCAGCATTGGCGGGCTACCATCTGTTTTCTGGAAAATCTCGATCAGTTGAGGCTGAGGGAGATGCAATGAAAGGAAGTTATCTTGGTCCTGATTATAGTCAGAAAGAGATCGAAAAAAGATTGACAGATGCAGGCGCTAAATTTGAAACCCTTGATGATAGAGCTTTTATTGAATTTTGCGCATGTGCACTAGATGAAGGTAAGGCTATTGGTTGGCATCAGGGCAGAATGGAGTTTGGTCCGCGTGCGTTAGGTGCGCGCTCGATTATTGGGGATGCGCGTTCACCAACTATGCAGAAGATACTTAACCTGAAGGTTAAGTATCGTGAATCTTTTAGACCATTTGCCCCTTCAGTTTTGCGTGAAGATGTTTCGAGTTGGTTCGATTTAGATAGTGATAGCCCCTATATGTTACTAGTGGCCGATGTAAAAGCTGAGAAGCGAATAGTAATGTCAGATTCTGAAAAAATGCTTTTTGGTATTGACAAGCTTAACATCAAGCGCTCATCGATTCCTGCGGTGACGCATGTTGATTATTCCGCTAGAGTGCAGACTGTCCATAAGAATACCAATCCACGTTACTATTCACTTATCGCTCGCTTTAAAGAGTTGACGGGTTGTCCTGTAATCGTTAATACATCATTTAATGTTCGGGGGGAGCCAATAGTTAACACTCCTGAAGATGCTTTTAGGTGTTTTATGGGCACTGGTATTGAGATATTGGCGATAGGTAATTGCATTTTAAAGAAAGAAACTCAGGATCAATCTCTGGTTAAAAGTTATGAGAATAATTTTGAGCTTGATTGATTGATTGATTGTAATCAATGGATCTGTTGATAAAAACAGATTATGTCGGGAATATTATGTTACAAAAAATAGTTGATTTTATTGCGAAATTGTTCGGATTTAGGCGTAAAACTGAAATTAAAAAGAAAGCCTCTACAGACGACATATACCCCATGTGGTAAAAAATGGCAATGAAAACCAACATTCATTCATTGCGTGGTCTGACGTATCATTTTTTTCACCGAGTATTGCAAGCGCCAGCAATTGGCTCATTATTATTGCTAAGCACTTTTATTTTGCTGCCAGTTTTACTAGCTATGATTATGGGGGATGAGTTAACTGAGCAAGCTATGTTCTTCGCTTTACTTGTCGTTAGTTCATTGCTTATTGCGGAAATTCTTTTCAGGTTAGGGTTCAGGTTTTTGAAGGGGGAACCTTATCAATTGATCCCGAGACTAAATTTTAATGGAATATATGTAAAGCCGCATCCATATATCCCCTTTGTCATGAAGCGTAAATTTAAAACTGAAATTAGTGGTGTCGTAAATTACCCATTGCATAAGGGAAGGTTTAGTTTTGGACAGTACACCACCAATAACATGGGTTTCACAAATGGCCACAACGGAGATAGAGATGTTGTGGTACCAAAGCCGGAAGGTTTACTTCGCATTAACTGCATTGGCGCCTCCACGACAGGTAATTATATTGAGGAAAATGGGCAAGTATTTTCGTATCCACTGGAATTAGAAAAAAAACTCAAGTCTTTGATCGAAGTTTCGGTTGAAGTCAATAACTGTGGGCAAGGGGGCTATAATTCTGCTGACATAATGGTTCGGTTTGCATTGCAGGTAATTGACACACAGCCAGATATTGTTGTGATATACCATGCCTATAATGATATTAGAGCTTATTTGACAAAAGATTTTGAGGCGGATTATTCCCATGTGAGATGTAATTTAGGTGACAATTATTGGAAATTCGCTTTAGCCGCTCAAATTCCCAATATTCCAATTAAATTTATTAATTTCCTAATAAATCGATGGCTACCGGCGAGTATTCGAAACTCACTGCTTGAACAAGTTACGATAGGTGATTTTGATATGAGTCTTAATTTTTCTGTAGGACTGTGTACATATCAAAGAAATCTGCAGCATATCATCGATATATGCCATAGTAACGGAATTAAAGTTATATTAAGCACGTATTGCCACTACCTATATGATGAAATTAAAACAGAGTCGCTACATATTCTTTATGCCAAGATTGTAAAAGAAGAAAATAACGTTATGCGTGATTTGGCGCTTATGAACAATATTACTTTAGTTGATAATGCGAAGTTAATACCACAGGATGAGCGTTATTTTGTAGATAGCATTCATTTCACCCCCGAGGGAATGGCGAAAATAGCAGAAAATATTGCAGATGCGATTGCAATGAAATGACTATTGAGCATCAATAAACTCTTGCAAAGATATATAAGGAAAAGAAGATGAATCAGCCACTCATGACGCTCGATCTTGGTTGTGGAAAGAAAAAAAGACCCGGTGCAATTGGGGTTGATTATTCTGATCGACATAATGCCGACATTATTCACAACCTGAATGTATTTCCGTACCCATTGGCGGACGAAGGGTCCGACGTAATCTACATGGATAACGTACTTGAGCACTTAGATGATCCAATGCGGGTGATGGAAGAGGTTCATCGGATATGCAAAGTGGGAGGGCAGGTGAAAGTTATCGTCCCTTATTTTCGTTCGTTATATGCATTCATTGATCCAACGCATCAGCATTTTTTCACGGTGGACTCATTTGCATTTTACGACCCAGACCACATTATTTGCCAGCGCTACGACTATGTTAAAACAAGATTTAAAGTTGAGAGGATTGTATTTAATGAAACATTGGAAACACATGGGACTAAGCGACTGATTGTTGCATTGGCAAATAAATGGCCAGACCGATATGAGCGATATTTAAGCCACCTCGTACCACTTGATGACATTACTTATTATCTGCGTAAAATCTAAATAATACATACCCAAAATGCCTAGCTAATGAAGCTTTCAATTTGTATTCCAACCTATAATCGCGCCAATCTTTTGGTGAATTGTTTAAATTCCATAATTAGCTGTAAACGAAATTCTGATCTAAACTTTCAAGTGTGTATTTCAGATAATCATTCAACAGATGGTACGGAGGATGTTGTACGGGCAGCACAGTTAATTATTGATATTAAATATCAAAGAAACAGTAGCAATCTCGGGATCCCAAGAAATTTTCTTAACGTTGTTTCAATGGCAGAAGGGGAGTTTGTTTGGTTGCTTGGTGACGATGATATGTTAATGCCGTATGCTATTGAAAAATTGTATAGATTAATTGATGGGCATCCCGCCGTTGATTACTTCTTTGTCAATTCTTTTAATATATCTACGGAATTTATAAAAGGTTTTCCTGCGCCCTTTGACATTGTAAATTTGCCTAGTAATATGGACCCATATTCTAAATTTACGTTCGATGGTGAAAGACCTTTTTTACAGTTAATTGACCCTAAAATTACCTTTGACTTTCTTGGTATGATGTCATATTCCGTATTTAGAAGGGATTCATGGATTCGGAACACGAATGTCCTTGATGCAAAAGCGCTTCTAGATAAACGAACATTTTCTCATTTTGATAACACATTTCCTCATATAAAAATCTTTGCAAAAGCCTTTTCAAAATCTCAGGCTTACTTCAATGCAGAACCCTTAAGTGTCTGCGTCTCTGGGGCGCGGGAATGGTCTGATCTAAATCCGCTTGTTATGAGTGTGCGACTAATAGATGCGTTAAAGGAGTATCGAAATAATGGTCTGCCATATTGGAAATATGTGTATTGTAAAAACGATGCACTAAAATACTTTATACCAGATTTTATTAAAATATTGCTGTACAAAGAAAAGTCTGGCTATTCTTACGTTAGCCCGGTCAAATTGTTGCTTGAGTCATTTTTGTACCCTAATTTTTATCTATCATTTTTGTACGATATTGGAAGGCGCGTACGTAGAGTATTTGCCCGTATGGTGAAAATAATTGTTTCTAGGAGATCGCAGTATGAGTAATAGTAACTTTCATGAAATTAACTCATGCGAGGTGTGTGGCAACGACAAGCTTGAATCTGTTTTGGATTTAGGTCTTCACCCTATGTGTGATGATCTTGTAAGTGTTGATGATAACCGGGTCTGTATCGAATATCCTATTGAGATCTTATTCTGTAAAAAATGTAATACTGCACATCAGCGTTTTCAGGTTCCCAAAGAAAATTTGTTTCCTGCTACTTACCATTACCGTTCGCGATTTACAGCCGATGTGTTAAAGGGTATGAAGGGCTTGGTTGATTCCTGTGCTCAACGCTTTGGTAGCCTGGCAGGGAAAAAGGTGCTTGATATTGGATGTAACGACGGCAGTTTGTTAGATTTTTTCCATGCGCAAGAAGCGTTGACTATTGGTATCGAACCAACGGACGCGTATCTTGATGCTAAGGTAAAAGGCCATATTACCTATAATAACTTTCTATCGGAAAAGCTTACAGATTCCATTGTTGAGGCGCACGGTAAACTAGACTTTATAACCTTTACGAATGTGTTTGCTCATATTGAAGATCTGCAAGAGGTTCTTAGATCACTAAAAAAGTTAATATCTGATAACACTGTCATTGTCATCGAGAATCATTATCTGGGCTCGGTGCTTGATGGCAACCAGTTTGACACTTTCTATCACGAGCATCCCAGAACGTATAGTTATGGTTCGTTTGTGCAGATGGCATCTACCTTGGGAACTAAGTTAGCAGGTGTTGAATTTCCTTCAAGATATGGCGGCAACATCCGTGTCTTTCTGGGGAGCTCTTTGAATGCCGACTACACCGATACTGTCAATTTGACAGCTCTGGCACTTCGTGAAGGTAATTTTTTCAACGATTTCGATACGTTAAGAAAAAATATTAAGAGTTGGCTGGGGGTGAAGCATCAATTTCTTCAGGAACAATTCAAAAAATATGGCAAGTTACGTGCCAAAGCGTTTCCTGGCCGCGCCGCTATTTTAATTAGACTTCTTGGTATGGACGAGAATTTAATATCTGCTGTATACGAAAAACCTGGCTCGCTCAAAGTGGGGCATTATTTGCCAGGTACGCGAATACCTATTTGCTCGGATGATGATTTGTTTGCTCTACCAGATCAGACTCTGCCATTACTCAATCTGGCATGGCATATCCCTAAGGAAATTCGCCATTATTTGATGGAGCACAAATATACTGGTAAGCTTGTTGATATCTTAAGTGCAGAGGACTTTGCGACAAAGTGAAGTGCGAGTGGTATTGGATATTTGTGTCGTAATTAAAATTAGGCCTGATGTTAATTAATCCCGAACAATACTCATGTGCCTACCCTGATAATGTAGCTGTTATTGGTGGTGGTCGATGGGCTCGTGTACTTACTGAAGTGCTTTGTGATCTCGTTCCGTTGGGTGTGAAGTTGTCAGTACATTCGCCACGCAATGCAAAAATGATGGTGGCATGGGTTTCTGAGCGCGGGCTTGAAAAACGAATATCCGTGTCTTCTAGCTTGCCAAGCTTTCCTTCTGATGCGTCGTCTGCCATTATTGTCACAAATGCGGCATGTGACCATGAAAGATCGGTGGAATGGGCGCTAACGCAGGGTTATCCGGTCTTAGTTGAAAAGCCACTTTGTTTAAGTTTTGTTGCGGCTCAACGTCTGGCTAATTTGGCATTGGCTAGAAAAGTTTACTTGGCTACTGCTCACGTTTTTCTTTTTGCCAGTTATGTTGAGGAGTTCTCGAAGCATGTCGCTGATGTAAACAAAATTGTATCTATACGTGTTCTTTGGATGGATCCGCAATCTGAAAGTAGATACGGTGAAATAAAAAGTTATGATCCAGGCCTACCGATTTATGCAGATTGGCTGCCTCATGTCATTTCAATATTGGGTACTTTGGTAATTGGTAGAGATCTATTATGTGAACATTTGGATTTTTTGAAGGGTGGGGCACATTTAAAAATTAATCTTATTTATGGGCAAATTCCATGTGTCATTGAACTCGTTCGAAATGGAAATTCTCGCCAACGGGTAATTGAAGTAATCACAGATCAAAAAAAAATAACTTTGGATTTTGGCAAAGAGCCTGGCTCTATATATTCTGAAGCTACACTGTTAAGCGCTGATCAGAACTTGACTGATAAGCCTAAGCCAGTTGCTAGAATGCTGACGGCCTTTCTCCAAGGAGCCGCAGGTGGTATTCTTGATTCACGTTTGGACATGTCGATTGGTTTAAGTGCTAGTCACGCGATTAATCAAACAAAATTTCTTTATAACGCTGCTTTGTTGTCTTGGCTTAATAAAGAATTACTAACAAAACAGGATGGCATAAACAGCGATCTGTGTTATGCGCTGACTGAATTATTGCAGGCGCAAGACAATGGCTCATCTGTGCCATTGGCGATACGCATAGACTACCTATATCGACGTATTAAAGAGCTAGTCATGCCATTAAATATTAAACCAGAATCATGTACTGCAGACGTTATCAAGCTGATAATAAAACAAGGTAACATCTCCTCATACTTGTAACAGATAAGAATTATGCCTAATACACAATATTTGAATAAATCCTTTAAAAATAAAAAAGTTCTAATTACAGGCCACACAGGTTTTAAGGGCTCATGGCTCGCCTTTCTGTTAAGCGAGATGGGTGCAGACGTAATGGGATTTGCATTGCCACCGGCAACTACTGTTAATCATTTTAATTTGCTCGACCTGGATAAAAAAATTAAACACGTTGTAGGTGATATTCGAGATGCTTCAATGCTTGCGGCCACTATGAAAGAATTTCAACCCGAGTTTGTGTTTCATCTGGCCGCACAAGCTTTAGTTCGACCATCTTATGATGATCCGGGTGCCACCTTTTCAACCAATGTTATGGGTTCGGTTAATTTATTGGATGCGGTAAGATGCTGTGATTCAGTACGGTCACTGGTTTATATCACTTCAGATAAGTGTTACGAGAATGTAGAGTGGATTTGGGGCTATCGAGAAAATGATCTACTGGGAGGCCGTGATCCATACAGCGCTTCTAAGGCTGCGTCTGAGATTATATTTTCATCTTATGCGCGCTCGTTTTTTGCGCAACGTCCATCGTTAGGAGCTGCGACAACGAGAGCGGGCAATGTGATAGGTGGTGGTGACTGGGCAACTGACCGCATAATTCCCGATTGTATCCGGGCTATTGAGGCAGGTGCACCCATTCGCTTGCGGAACCCCGGCGCTACTCGCCCTTGGCAGCATGTATTAGAGCCACTTGCCGGTTATCTGTTGTTGAGTGCACGTTTGTATGAAGAACCTAAGCGTTGGGGTGGGTCGTGGAACTTTGGCCCTTCTACCAATGAAGTTCGTACGGTTCAGAATGTGGCGGAAGTTATTATTGGTCATTTAGGTAAAGGCCGCATTGAAGTTGTTGAATCTCCAGCACAGGTACATGAAGCGCGCTTGCTTCAGTTGAATTGTGATAAAGCCCATCAATTACTAGATTGGTATCCCCGCTGGAATGCAGAGATGACTTTGGAGTCAACAGCGCTTTGGTATAAAACCGTAATGAATGGCGGTAATGCTGAACAAATTACGCGAGCGCAAATTCATGATTTCTTTCCGGAGCTGACATGATAGAAGGTGTAATACTAACGCCATTACGGCAAATTTTCGATGAGCGCGGCAAAGTTATGCACATGCTGCGTGAAGACTCGCCTGTATTTTCACGATTTGGAGAGATTTACTTTTCATGCACACATCCGGGTGTAGTAAAGGCATGGCATTTGCATAAAGAAATGACCTTGAATTATGCTGTTATATATGGCGAAATCAAGTTTGTATTATTTGATGATCGCCCAAAAAGTTCTACACGCGGTGAAATTCAAGAATTTTTCATTTCCCCCGAAAACTATATGTTGGTGACAGTACCGCCTATGATTTGGAATGGTTTTAAAAGTGTTGGAACAACAGCTTCAATTGTAGCGAACTGTTCTACTTTGCCTCATAGCCCTGATGAGCTTGTGAGACGTTCTCCAAGTGATGTTGAGATACCCTATGATTGGGCGTTAGTATATAGATAAATTTTTTAAAAATAAGTATTAGTAGTTACTAATTAAATTAAATAGATTTAGCTTGACATAAGCAGTTATGTATTATCTGAAGCTTGAGTGTAGAAGTTAACACAAATAGCAAGACATTACTTCGGCGAAGGTGTCCACCAACAAAGGCAGTAAGTGATAGTTTTTTGTGATCCATTAAAAAACAATTAAATGAGTAGGATATGAAAGATATGAAAGATATGAAAGATATGAAATGTGCAATATGTGATGCCTCAAAGTATTATTTTTATGAGTACATGGATTTTTTTGGAAACCCAGTTGCTATTTATAAATGTATAAGGTGTGGTCATGGTTCTCATGATAAAGAATACTCGGCTGATGATTTTAATAATTTATATCGTGAAGATTATGCTGCGGGTTATATAGAATCATCAGATGAGGTATTTTTGAAAAGGCAAATTCAATATAAATTAGATGTTAAGTATTTAACTCAATTTTATACTGCCAATAAATCTTCTAGAGTTTTAGATTATGGATGCTCAAGCGGGAATTTTCTTGATGCAATGCCAGCTGCTTGGGTAAAAGTGGGGTATGAGGTAAATCAATCCCATATTGAGCATGTCAAATTAAACAAGACTGAAATAAAAATATTTGATCAGGTCAGTAATATTGACGGGAAATTTGACCTTATAACAATGAGGGGCGTTATTGAGCACATACAAAATCATAACAATCTTATAGATTTCCTAAATAATAAATTATTAGTAGGCGGAGGTTTATTTATTTCTGCAACACCAGATTTCACATCATTTCCTGCTTCATTTTATAAAGATGGTTGGAATCAAGTTAAATGCCCTGAGCATATACACCAATTTACACCCACATCACTATCTTTTTTGCTTGCTAAAGCTGGTTTGGTTCTTAAATGCCTGGCGCATCCTTATATTGAAACACCTTATGCAAACTGGGAAAAGGATAGGCTAAATTATTTAGCAAATGTAAAAAATATTGGAGATTCAAAATCTTTAAGAGAAGCCGGCCATGCGTTTCCTGGGAATATGTTGACTGCCTACTTTGAAAAAGTTGAATGACATCTAGTTGAGAGATTTGCCAAGCGAGCAGGATATTAAACTCTAAGTAGAAAATCCGACAATACTGGACGCAACGGTCAGATTAGTGCCGTCTAGTTTTTACGCGGTTGATTTGAAAATCTTTTTGGCTAGAGTGTTTTGAGGGTGCTTAAAAAAGGGTGGAAATGTCAATTTGGCATTCCTTGTTTTTTACAAGCCTAAAGCAGCATTAAATTACAATATGTGTGAGGCTGATAAAGTGCAATGATGTACCGATTATTAGAATTAATAAAAAACAAAATAATTTTTTTCTGGTTGCTTCATATGTCAATCATTCAAAAAAACACAAAATGGAAAGGTCTTCATAGTGGTGAGACGTGTTTGATTTTTGGAAATGGTGCATCACTGAGATACTATAACATTGCCGATATTACAAAAATGCCCTCAATTGGGTGTACATTTTCTCTCGTCGATAATCGTATGGTTAAATTTGGATTAGATTATTGTGTCGTGCCTGAACCTTATTTTTTCTATCCAGTACGCAGGGATAGTCGCTCAGATGCGATTGTGAGAAATTATATTGGTAAGATAATGATGAAAATCATTAAGCGTAATAAAAAATCACGCTTTTTTTGTTCCATAACGAATTATTATGCGTTTATGCATAGATTTGGAAATGTGAGTTATTGGTATCATGGTGGAGCAAAATCTTCTGAAAGCTTCGATCTAAGTGGTAAATTCGGCAGGTGTACTGGCGCGTTAGATATGATGCTGGGTGTTGCTCAATATATGGGGTTCTCAAAAGCTATCTTGATTGGTTGTGATTACTTAGGTAACCCCGTTATGGGAGGGCACTTTTATGCGGATGATATTCCAAAGTATGAAAATGCAGACATTACTTATGCTAATCGAATTAAAGGTGTTGCTGCCGATCTTGATATCCTTGTGTTGCTGCCAAAAGGTTCAAAATCTTCTCTATTCAAATCAATGTCGTTTGAAGAGTATTTCAATACGCAAGAAAAATATCATGAGAACTTTGAGATTGTTGATGATCAGTATTTATCTATGATGCGTATAGCCGCCTCCAAAATACAAATTGTAATGTGAGTGGGTAAAGCCAGCATATCAAAACTTCAGACATGCAAATATAAGATGATCTAACATACTACCGATTTATTGGGGTCTTCATGATCTGATTAAAAGGTGGATTCAAACACGAAGTGCAACACGGTTTAAGGATTGAGTAAAGACTTCATTCGGACTTCTAAATCCGAATCGCTTTCTGGGTCGGTTGTTTAATTTATCTTGGATCATTCTAAGCTCCTCATCCGTTACAGTCCATAACCGTCTTTTCTTGGGATGTATTGCCTTAGCAGCCCATTGAAGTTTTCATTCAATCCCCTTTGCCAGCTGGCAAAAGGATCGGCAAAGTACGTTGTGCTATTTAATGCAGCATAAAATTTGCCGTGTCCTGCAAATTCCTTCCGTTTGTCAAAAGTAATGGTTTTGACTAGTGGGGCTAAGGGACTCAGTTTGCTAATTATGGCGGTACTTACTAAATCAGCGGTTTTATTGATGACTTTGGTGATGAGGGCATAACCCACTCTTACGCTCTACTAAAGTCACTGCGGCTTGCTTGTGGTGGGCTCCAATGACGGTGTCACCTTCCCAGTGACCAACTTGGGTTCGATCCTCATATGGGCTGGGCGCTGGCTAATGGGCATTCTGCCGATGATCTGGCCTCTGCGTCCCCGACCACTGGCATAGCGCTTTTTACGCTTCTTTTGGTGGCGCAGCCGTTGATACGGGCTACCGCCAATCGCTTTATCGACATAGCATGACGGTAAATCGTCTCATGGCTAATGCCTACATAATTGGCAATTTGCACTGGGCTCCACCGCTCTCCCAGGCAATTAATCGCCTCATTCCAGATGGTAAGGGTAATTCGAGTAGCGTTACGAAAGCCTAAGGAGCGCTCTTATGTCAACAGAGTAGCTAACTTGGGGCGATAACCTTTGCCACCCGTATTACGCAAGAGCTCTCGGCTAATGGTCGACTTATGTCTATCCGTCAGCTTAAAAATCTTGCTTTGGGTTTTTCCGTCTTTCATGAGAATATAAATCTGATATCGTTCAGTTTAGCAAAGGTGTTGATAGGTCATGGCTACTTTGACTTGCAGGTTTAGAAGCTTTGAATGCTAAAACATCCTTAGCCACTACACATTTATCAAAGTTACACTTCGCGGTTGAATCCACCAAATATAACCATGGCCATGTCCCATAAAAATAATATCCGAAGCGAGATATGCTTAATTTTAATAATATGCCAATGATCCAAAGGCACTTGGTTACCACATCTGATGAGCGGTCATGGAAAACAGATCAACCATTACTATTTCTCGGTGAGTGGTGTCGGCTTTATGATAGAGCACAACATTGGTCTGGCCTTGATGCGATCGTCGCTCCCCCATTTAATTTTTCTATAGATCAGAAAAAAATACACATTGAATACGTGCAAGAGATGTCACGCATTTTGTTGGGGGAATTAACTCTTGCTCTCAATAGGATGCATGAAGTGAACCATTCTCAGCGTTATTGGGATATTCTTCTGGGCTATTGGCTTCAGCGATACGTAGCGGTAAGTTTTAATAGATATTTCACCATTAAGAATGTTATTGATCAGTATAAGATAAAAAGTACTACGGTCTTTGCGCTGAAAGATTACACATTGGCTACAGATGACTCAATTAACTTTTTGTACGCTTGCAATTCCCCACTTTGGAATCATATTTTTTATAAAGATGTATTGCAACATCTTGGTGGGTGTGAGTTGGAATATTTATCTTTAGTTGATGGCGAGATAGACTGTTTTAGATTTCATACTAATGGAGTTCAAGCGAACCAGAAATCTTTCTATAAGCAAGCAAGGCATGTCATTTCTCGTTTACTTTCATCTTTTAAAAGCAACAAGCACGCTTATATTTTTAATACCTATTTGCCAAGATGGCAAGAAGCCAAGCTTAATTTTTCTTTTGGGCAGTGCCCTCAATTATGGGAAAGCCCACCCATACAGTTCACCCCGTTAAATAAAGATCTACGATATCTTTTTAGAATTAACACAGATGGATATACTGGATTTGAAAATTTCGTACGACGTCAATTGCCGAAAACTATACCAATTTGTTATTTAGAGGGATATTCAAAGCTATGCAATCAGGCTGATTCCTTACCCTGGCCTACTAAGCCAAAGTTCATTTTTACTTCAACTAGTTTCGATAATGATGAGATATTTAAAGCCTGGACTGCTAAAAAAACGGAACAGAAAATACCTTATTATATTGGTCAGCATGGAAATCAATATGGGACTCATATATATATTGGGAATGAAAAGTGGCCTTTGCGTCAATCAGCAGATAATTTTCTAACCTGGGGGTGGCAATATGATAAAACTAAAGATATCCCAGCCTTTATTTTTAAAACCGCAGGTAAGAAAAAAAGAAATAGATCATTGAATGGAGGGCTGCTACTAATTGAGGTGTATCAACAGCATATGTGCGATCCATTTGATACTTATTATGAGCATGGGGTGTATTACAAAGAGCAGTTTGAGTTTGTTAATGCGTTACCTGCAGAAATTAAGAGAATGCTTACTGTTCGTCTGCATAACAGTTGGCATTTGACCACTTGGTCCGACGGTAGGCGTTGGGCTGATTTTGACCCTTCAATTCATATAGATTCTGGAATATTGCCAGTAGAGAAGTTGACCGCTCAAAGCCGTTTAGTTGTCCACTCGTACGACTCTACTGGCATATTGGAAACTTTGTCTTTGAATATCCCAACCCTATGCTTTTGGCATGGGGGACTTGATCATTTATTGCCTGTGGCAAAACCCTATTATGAACTTTTGAGAGGTGTTGGAATAATTGCCGATACTCCTAAGCAGGCCGCTGAGTTTGTTGCCTTAAATTGGGGTGATATTGATAAATGGTGGGCTAGTGAAGAGGTCCAGCGTGTGCGTCAAATATTTTGTAATCAGTATGCAAGAAGTGAAAATGAACCTGTAACTACTCTGAAGGCCATTCTCTGTAGGGCTAGCAATAATTTTACAGGACAAATTAAAAACGCCTGAAACAAGTATCAAGTATTAAATATTAAATATTAAATATTAAATTAAGTCTACCAGCAGTGCGCAAATTTAAGGGCGGTAATGCAAATATA
This window contains:
- a CDS encoding SGNH/GDSL hydrolase family protein → MKTNIHSLRGLTYHFFHRVLQAPAIGSLLLLSTFILLPVLLAMIMGDELTEQAMFFALLVVSSLLIAEILFRLGFRFLKGEPYQLIPRLNFNGIYVKPHPYIPFVMKRKFKTEISGVVNYPLHKGRFSFGQYTTNNMGFTNGHNGDRDVVVPKPEGLLRINCIGASTTGNYIEENGQVFSYPLELEKKLKSLIEVSVEVNNCGQGGYNSADIMVRFALQVIDTQPDIVVIYHAYNDIRAYLTKDFEADYSHVRCNLGDNYWKFALAAQIPNIPIKFINFLINRWLPASIRNSLLEQVTIGDFDMSLNFSVGLCTYQRNLQHIIDICHSNGIKVILSTYCHYLYDEIKTESLHILYAKIVKEENNVMRDLALMNNITLVDNAKLIPQDERYFVDSIHFTPEGMAKIAENIADAIAMK
- a CDS encoding class I SAM-dependent methyltransferase, translating into MNQPLMTLDLGCGKKKRPGAIGVDYSDRHNADIIHNLNVFPYPLADEGSDVIYMDNVLEHLDDPMRVMEEVHRICKVGGQVKVIVPYFRSLYAFIDPTHQHFFTVDSFAFYDPDHIICQRYDYVKTRFKVERIVFNETLETHGTKRLIVALANKWPDRYERYLSHLVPLDDITYYLRKI
- a CDS encoding class I SAM-dependent methyltransferase, with translation MSNSNFHEINSCEVCGNDKLESVLDLGLHPMCDDLVSVDDNRVCIEYPIEILFCKKCNTAHQRFQVPKENLFPATYHYRSRFTADVLKGMKGLVDSCAQRFGSLAGKKVLDIGCNDGSLLDFFHAQEALTIGIEPTDAYLDAKVKGHITYNNFLSEKLTDSIVEAHGKLDFITFTNVFAHIEDLQEVLRSLKKLISDNTVIVIENHYLGSVLDGNQFDTFYHEHPRTYSYGSFVQMASTLGTKLAGVEFPSRYGGNIRVFLGSSLNADYTDTVNLTALALREGNFFNDFDTLRKNIKSWLGVKHQFLQEQFKKYGKLRAKAFPGRAAILIRLLGMDENLISAVYEKPGSLKVGHYLPGTRIPICSDDDLFALPDQTLPLLNLAWHIPKEIRHYLMEHKYTGKLVDILSAEDFATK
- a CDS encoding carbamoyltransferase, whose product is MKILGISAFYHDSAAALVIDGSIVAAAQEERFTRKKHDLGYPKNSIEYCLNFAELKASDIDYVVFYDKPLAKFDRLLKTYFAFAPKGFTSFREAIPVWLKDKIFHKRQIIKEFSLMDGDINWSQKLIFSEHHLSHAASAFYPSPFQRAAVLTMDGVGEWTTTSLAIGNGRDLKVLREIHFPHSIGLLYSAFTYYIGFKVNSGEYKVMGLAPYGEPRYVDLIKTHLIDIKEDGSFRLNMAYFDYCTGLRMTNDRFHDLFGAPPRFADVPLTQRDMDLAASVQVVTEEIVLKLARNIAKETGERNLCLAGGVALNCVANGKLLRENIFDNIWMQPAAGDAGGALGAALAGYHLFSGKSRSVEAEGDAMKGSYLGPDYSQKEIEKRLTDAGAKFETLDDRAFIEFCACALDEGKAIGWHQGRMEFGPRALGARSIIGDARSPTMQKILNLKVKYRESFRPFAPSVLREDVSSWFDLDSDSPYMLLVADVKAEKRIVMSDSEKMLFGIDKLNIKRSSIPAVTHVDYSARVQTVHKNTNPRYYSLIARFKELTGCPVIVNTSFNVRGEPIVNTPEDAFRCFMGTGIEILAIGNCILKKETQDQSLVKSYENNFELD
- a CDS encoding glycosyltransferase family 2 protein, whose protein sequence is MKLSICIPTYNRANLLVNCLNSIISCKRNSDLNFQVCISDNHSTDGTEDVVRAAQLIIDIKYQRNSSNLGIPRNFLNVVSMAEGEFVWLLGDDDMLMPYAIEKLYRLIDGHPAVDYFFVNSFNISTEFIKGFPAPFDIVNLPSNMDPYSKFTFDGERPFLQLIDPKITFDFLGMMSYSVFRRDSWIRNTNVLDAKALLDKRTFSHFDNTFPHIKIFAKAFSKSQAYFNAEPLSVCVSGAREWSDLNPLVMSVRLIDALKEYRNNGLPYWKYVYCKNDALKYFIPDFIKILLYKEKSGYSYVSPVKLLLESFLYPNFYLSFLYDIGRRVRRVFARMVKIIVSRRSQYE